A window from Limnothrix sp. FACHB-406 encodes these proteins:
- a CDS encoding CHAT domain-containing protein → MGDRMIRQLTASLAAVMVGSTIAPPGWASQPSEPVTPANVVNKIEALWEGEYERQFNRDLPARRISAAIVSEQLREMERRTGQRSALLYMMPRDNDVELVLVTGRSEPRIEIIPGASQATVNEAVKLLTVAITNPVQRNGVSYLPYARRLHNWLIAPIESQLQAEGIELLIFCPGEGLRSAPLAALHDGQRFLIEKYAIARIPGFSLFDPQAGNLQRSRVLAMGASQFEDTTNLSPLPGVPIELEAIVGNGDRPGLWPGRYFLNNQFTLGALQRERQRSDYGIVHLATHAEFKAGRPEASFIQFWQERLSLAQIQAIDWISKPVELLVLSACRTAVGDREAELGFAGMAIASGVKASIASLWYVSDRGTLALMNEFYRQLRQAPTKSEALRQAQLALLRGQVRIEGNELRGSGARGGTVFLPPDIAATGQELLSHPYYWAAFTVIGNPW, encoded by the coding sequence ATGGGCGATCGCATGATTCGACAGTTGACGGCGAGCCTGGCAGCCGTAATGGTGGGCAGCACGATCGCGCCGCCGGGTTGGGCCAGCCAGCCCAGCGAACCCGTCACCCCCGCCAACGTGGTCAACAAAATCGAAGCGTTGTGGGAGGGAGAATACGAACGCCAATTCAACCGCGACTTACCCGCCCGACGCATTTCGGCGGCGATTGTCTCGGAACAGTTGCGGGAAATGGAACGGCGCACCGGCCAGCGATCGGCGCTGCTGTACATGATGCCCCGGGACAATGATGTGGAATTGGTGTTGGTCACCGGCCGCAGCGAACCCAGAATTGAAATCATTCCCGGCGCGTCCCAAGCAACCGTCAACGAAGCGGTGAAGCTGCTGACCGTTGCCATCACCAACCCGGTGCAGCGGAACGGAGTCAGCTATTTACCCTATGCCCGACGCTTGCACAATTGGTTGATTGCCCCGATCGAGTCACAGCTCCAGGCGGAAGGGATTGAGCTGCTGATTTTTTGCCCCGGCGAGGGGTTGCGATCGGCTCCCTTGGCAGCCCTGCACGATGGCCAGCGCTTTTTGATTGAAAAATACGCGATCGCTCGAATTCCCGGCTTCAGCCTCTTTGATCCTCAAGCGGGCAACCTCCAGCGATCGCGGGTGCTGGCCATGGGTGCTTCGCAGTTTGAAGACACCACCAACCTCAGTCCCTTGCCCGGTGTGCCGATCGAGCTGGAAGCGATCGTCGGCAATGGCGATCGGCCCGGTCTGTGGCCCGGTCGTTATTTCTTGAACAACCAGTTCACCTTGGGGGCGCTGCAACGGGAACGCCAACGCAGCGACTATGGCATCGTACATTTGGCGACCCATGCGGAATTCAAAGCCGGTCGCCCCGAAGCGTCGTTTATTCAGTTTTGGCAAGAGCGATTGAGCTTGGCGCAAATCCAGGCGATCGACTGGATCAGCAAGCCGGTGGAATTGTTGGTGCTTAGTGCTTGTCGAACCGCCGTGGGCGATCGGGAAGCGGAGTTGGGCTTTGCGGGCATGGCGATCGCGTCCGGAGTCAAGGCCTCGATCGCCAGCCTTTGGTATGTGAGCGATCGGGGAACCCTAGCCCTGATGAATGAGTTTTATCGCCAGTTGCGCCAGGCCCCCACCAAGTCGGAAGCCCTGCGCCAAGCCCAATTGGCGCTCCTGCGCGGCCAGGTGCGAATTGAGGGCAATGAGCTACGCGGCTCCGGGGCCCGGGGTGGCACGGTGTTTCTGCCGCCGGATATTGCTGCCACCGGCCAGGAACTGCTATCGCACCCCTACTACTGGGCGGCGTTCACCGTCATTGGCAATCCTTGGTAG
- a CDS encoding ABC transporter permease, with product MGRQALAIARRILQELWRRKRSLVFWSLFPALVLVLNGLILAERAQLPIAAAFERAAPVSWVGAALFFSCLGGTVATLVGERESGTFRRLGLSPLGGMAYFLGISLAHGAIALGQAVIVGIIATAVGAQFQGAWWLGGAIGLLSVLAYVGVGFVLGGQFARRTEDVNALVAALGVPLLILGGSFVPAWLFPPLLQQLARFDPIYHMNEALLRVASEGATAADIALHLWVLGGVAIGGLGLSAVTYQQLLRRDRCL from the coding sequence ATGGGTCGGCAGGCGCTGGCGATCGCCCGGCGGATTTTGCAGGAGTTGTGGCGACGCAAGCGCAGTTTGGTGTTTTGGTCGCTGTTTCCGGCGCTGGTGTTGGTGCTGAATGGGTTGATTTTGGCGGAGCGGGCCCAACTGCCGATCGCGGCGGCCTTTGAGCGGGCGGCTCCGGTTTCCTGGGTGGGGGCGGCCCTGTTTTTTAGCTGTCTGGGCGGCACGGTGGCAACCCTGGTGGGCGAGCGAGAGTCGGGCACGTTTCGGCGGCTGGGCCTGTCGCCCCTGGGTGGCATGGCTTATTTTTTGGGAATTAGCCTCGCTCACGGGGCGATCGCCCTCGGCCAGGCGGTCATTGTGGGGATCATTGCCACCGCCGTGGGGGCCCAGTTCCAGGGGGCCTGGTGGTTGGGCGGGGCGATCGGGTTGCTGAGTGTGTTGGCCTATGTGGGGGTGGGCTTTGTGCTGGGGGGACAATTTGCCCGGCGCACGGAGGATGTGAATGCGTTGGTGGCGGCCTTGGGCGTGCCCCTGCTGATTTTGGGCGGCAGCTTTGTGCCCGCCTGGCTGTTTCCACCCCTGTTGCAACAGTTGGCCCGATTTGACCCGATCTACCACATGAATGAAGCCCTGTTGCGGGTGGCTAGCGAGGGAGCCACGGCCGCTGATATTGCATTGCATCTGTGGGTGTTGGGCGGGGTGGCGATCGGGGGCTTGGGTCTGAGCGCGGTGACCTATCAACAACTGTTACGGCGCGATCGTTGCCTTTAG
- the pyk gene encoding pyruvate kinase, which produces MKPLTHRTKIVATIGPASDSPEMIRKMLLAGMNVARLNFSHGHYDDHAERIWRLRQASEELDLPLMLLQDLQGPKIRVGDLPPEGIPLIEGEILTLVPIAEYQNQPNTVGIDYPHLAAEAEPGTQVLLDDGLLELSVQQIDGHAVHCQVIEGGILKSRKGVNFPSLDLQLPSITDKDKRDLEFGIAQGVDLISLSFVRKPEDVQVLKALLAAKGAEIPVLAKLEKPQAIANLQAIIDECDAVMVARGDLGVEMRPEKVPLIQKQIIRLCNQRGIPVITATQMLDSMIHNPRPTRAEASDVANAIMDGTDAVMLSGESAVGSYPIESVKMLARIATEVEPSIQFVNYPPNQNEDTDAISEALHAIDETIDLQCIVAFTETGYTAQLASAERPRTTIIAYTPDPKVYHRLSLSWGVRPILLKGFNGETLASALALVEQDLLARQYAAPGDKVLVMGGVPFGKAGSTNFLKIHTIAAD; this is translated from the coding sequence ATGAAACCGTTAACCCATCGCACCAAAATTGTGGCCACGATCGGGCCGGCCAGCGATTCTCCAGAAATGATCCGCAAAATGCTTTTGGCGGGCATGAATGTGGCGCGGCTGAATTTTTCCCATGGTCACTATGATGATCATGCGGAGCGAATTTGGCGACTGCGGCAAGCCTCCGAAGAACTGGATTTGCCCCTGATGTTGCTGCAAGATTTGCAAGGGCCAAAAATCCGCGTGGGTGATTTACCACCCGAAGGAATTCCCCTCATAGAAGGAGAAATCTTAACCCTCGTCCCGATCGCAGAATATCAAAATCAACCCAACACCGTCGGCATTGACTATCCGCACTTGGCCGCCGAAGCGGAACCCGGCACACAAGTGTTGCTGGATGACGGGCTGTTGGAGTTATCTGTGCAACAGATTGATGGTCACGCGGTTCATTGCCAGGTCATTGAAGGTGGCATTCTCAAAAGTCGCAAAGGGGTGAATTTTCCCAGCCTAGATTTGCAGTTACCTTCCATTACCGACAAAGATAAACGGGATTTGGAGTTTGGGATTGCCCAGGGGGTTGATCTGATTTCTTTGAGCTTTGTGCGCAAGCCGGAAGATGTGCAGGTGTTGAAGGCATTGTTGGCGGCTAAGGGTGCGGAAATTCCGGTGTTGGCCAAGTTGGAAAAACCGCAGGCGATCGCCAATTTGCAGGCCATTATTGATGAGTGTGATGCGGTGATGGTGGCGCGGGGGGACTTGGGAGTGGAAATGCGCCCGGAGAAAGTGCCCTTGATTCAAAAACAGATCATTCGCCTCTGTAATCAAAGGGGAATTCCGGTGATTACGGCAACCCAAATGTTGGACAGCATGATCCATAATCCACGCCCCACGCGGGCGGAGGCCAGTGATGTGGCGAATGCGATTATGGATGGTACGGATGCGGTGATGTTGTCCGGTGAGTCGGCGGTGGGCAGCTACCCGATCGAGTCTGTCAAAATGTTGGCGCGGATTGCCACGGAGGTGGAACCCTCGATTCAATTTGTGAACTATCCACCCAACCAAAATGAGGATACGGATGCCATCAGTGAAGCCCTGCACGCGATCGATGAAACGATCGATTTGCAATGCATTGTGGCATTCACCGAAACGGGATACACCGCCCAACTGGCATCGGCGGAGCGCCCCAGAACAACCATCATTGCTTACACCCCCGACCCCAAGGTTTATCACCGTTTGAGTTTAAGTTGGGGAGTCAGGCCCATTTTGCTGAAGGGATTTAATGGGGAAACGTTGGCCTCTGCGTTGGCGCTGGTGGAGCAAGATTTGCTGGCTCGTCAATATGCAGCGCCGGGGGATAAGGTTTTGGTGATGGGCGGTGTTCCCTTTGGCAAGGCTGGAAGTACCAATTTCCTGAAAATTCACACGATTGCCGCCGATTAG
- a CDS encoding diguanylate cyclase, with protein MPRLFGDTVRDPQSLPDPAASSDPQALIEENKRLRQQVAALEQSNRDLQIALETTAIHGDCIENELQSTLSLYRRQQQRLQTILKQVAQQKRDLEWVLQTTIEHSSVIENELLSANERLTIEAHQHRNAEQKLQSLLGTITREREDLEHVLRLIIEHGDAMIEQLYVQATEAGAKATMDALTRVANRRRFDEYLEQQWQTRGSRSEPLALVMVDVDSFKAYNDLLGHVAGDVCLQQVAMAIAQVARSTSDLVARYGGEEFAVLLPRATLQQAELVGTRIRQAVLGLSLPHPRSAVNPCVTVSVGVAAISPSLTTSPTLLVSRADRALYAAKQQGRNRVVVADELSNETIALRSAVEMRIH; from the coding sequence ATGCCGCGTCTGTTTGGAGATACTGTGCGCGATCCCCAGTCGCTGCCCGATCCGGCGGCATCGTCTGATCCACAAGCGTTGATTGAAGAAAACAAACGCCTTCGCCAGCAGGTGGCTGCTTTAGAGCAAAGCAACCGCGATCTCCAGATCGCCCTTGAAACCACCGCCATCCATGGTGACTGTATTGAAAACGAACTACAGTCCACCCTGTCGCTGTACCGTCGCCAACAGCAGCGATTGCAGACGATTTTGAAGCAAGTGGCCCAACAGAAGCGAGATCTGGAGTGGGTTTTGCAAACCACGATCGAGCATAGCAGCGTGATTGAAAACGAGCTGTTGAGCGCCAATGAGCGGTTGACCATCGAGGCCCATCAACACCGGAACGCGGAACAAAAACTGCAATCGCTGTTGGGAACCATTACCCGAGAACGAGAAGACCTGGAGCATGTGCTGCGGCTGATTATTGAGCATGGGGATGCCATGATCGAGCAGCTCTATGTGCAAGCCACGGAAGCGGGAGCCAAGGCCACGATGGATGCCTTGACGCGCGTGGCCAACCGGCGGCGGTTTGATGAATATTTGGAGCAACAATGGCAAACGCGAGGCAGCCGGTCTGAGCCGTTGGCCTTGGTGATGGTGGATGTGGACTCCTTCAAGGCCTACAACGATTTGCTGGGCCATGTGGCGGGGGATGTCTGTTTGCAGCAGGTGGCGATGGCGATCGCCCAAGTGGCTCGATCGACCTCGGATTTGGTGGCTCGCTATGGGGGCGAGGAATTTGCGGTCTTGTTGCCCCGCGCCACCTTGCAGCAGGCGGAATTGGTGGGAACCCGAATTCGCCAGGCCGTGTTGGGGTTAAGCCTGCCCCATCCCCGATCGGCCGTTAACCCTTGTGTGACGGTGAGCGTTGGGGTGGCGGCCATCTCGCCCTCCTTGACCACCTCGCCCACCCTGTTGGTGTCCCGGGCCGATCGGGCCCTATATGCCGCCAAACAACAGGGACGCAATCGGGTGGTGGTGGCTGACGAACTCAGCAACGAAACGATCGCCCTTCGATCGGCCGTTGAAATGCGAATTCATTAG
- a CDS encoding STAS domain-containing protein gives MELKQPDYSIQYDPATATILCRGSLRLDGLEAYRPVLDILEAAAEESEKIIVDLQELEFLNSSGISMLSMFVVRLRQRGTAKLTFKGSANIVWQTRSLKNLQRLMPSIELVLT, from the coding sequence ATGGAACTAAAACAACCGGACTACAGCATTCAGTATGACCCCGCCACGGCAACGATTCTCTGCCGTGGTTCCCTGCGTCTGGACGGCCTTGAGGCTTACCGTCCTGTGCTCGATATTTTGGAAGCGGCGGCGGAAGAGTCCGAGAAAATCATTGTTGACCTCCAGGAACTCGAATTCCTCAATAGCTCCGGTATCAGTATGCTGTCTATGTTTGTAGTTCGGTTGCGACAGCGGGGGACAGCAAAGTTAACTTTTAAAGGATCCGCTAATATTGTTTGGCAAACGCGATCGCTCAAAAATCTCCAGCGCCTCATGCCCAGCATTGAACTAGTGCTAACTTAG
- a CDS encoding ATP-binding protein gives MNVTLGEFYDSLPDTQEYLTLGFSPSAQARKIRWRNYGLSADFLGDYFATFFPGNNEDAADSSSTQENVKACISYVANELIENAIKFSDERVNSPVTISLYLYESSILLLVCNSTTADRAIRFQKHIHDILTTDLDLLYAQRLEQMGREESNESCLGLISIMADYGVKMGWRFTSSTNDDNSVAISVMARLTV, from the coding sequence ATGAATGTAACCTTAGGCGAGTTTTACGATTCCCTACCTGATACCCAAGAATACCTAACCTTGGGGTTTTCACCGAGTGCGCAAGCTCGCAAAATTCGTTGGCGCAACTATGGACTATCGGCCGATTTTTTGGGCGACTATTTCGCCACCTTTTTTCCGGGCAACAATGAGGACGCGGCCGATAGCTCCAGCACTCAAGAAAATGTTAAGGCCTGTATTAGCTATGTCGCCAATGAACTCATTGAGAATGCGATTAAGTTCAGTGATGAACGGGTGAACAGCCCAGTCACTATTTCCCTCTATCTCTATGAGTCCAGCATCTTGCTTCTGGTTTGCAACAGCACAACGGCCGATCGCGCCATCCGATTTCAGAAGCACATCCATGATATTTTGACGACTGATCTTGACCTACTTTATGCTCAACGACTAGAGCAAATGGGGCGTGAAGAGTCCAATGAATCTTGCCTGGGGCTGATTTCAATCATGGCAGATTACGGAGTGAAAATGGGGTGGCGGTTTACATCGTCTACTAATGATGACAACTCCGTTGCGATCAGCGTGATGGCCCGACTCACAGTGTAG
- a CDS encoding NAD(P)/FAD-dependent oxidoreductase — protein sequence MSLDDRPNMNRSGRVVVVGGGAAGFFGAIACARANADLDVTVLEAGPQFLSKVLISGGGRCNVTHACFEPSQLVQHYPRGAKALRGVFSRFQPRDTVTWFVGEGVLLKTEPDGRMFPITDRSSTIADCLMRAAERAGVRLRSRAAVSNITHEAGQFQVQLRSGEILTADRVLLATGSQPTAYRWAAGLGHPIVSPVPSLFTLAIPDPRLDTLAGLAVERAQVRLVLPEADRGGKGKKPPDSEQIGPVLITHWGLSGPAVLRLSAWAARSLHEAHYRALLRVNWLGTASAEEARDRLRTLKQQNPRKAVSTAGPPELPKRLWQKLVETVGVAADFRWADLPKGPIEALVRELVQGEFKITGKAVFKEEFVTCGGIDLKSVDFKTLESRSCPGLHFAGEILDIDGITGGFNFQSAWSTGWIAGQAIAQGVAASPSGVNQG from the coding sequence ATGAGTTTGGACGATCGCCCGAACATGAACCGATCGGGGCGAGTGGTGGTGGTGGGCGGCGGGGCCGCGGGCTTTTTTGGGGCGATCGCCTGTGCGCGGGCGAATGCTGACTTGGATGTGACCGTTTTGGAGGCGGGGCCCCAATTTCTGAGCAAGGTGCTGATTTCTGGGGGCGGCCGCTGCAATGTGACCCACGCTTGCTTTGAGCCATCCCAGTTGGTGCAACATTACCCCCGCGGAGCCAAGGCTTTGCGGGGGGTGTTTAGCCGGTTTCAACCCCGCGATACGGTGACTTGGTTTGTGGGGGAGGGGGTGCTGCTGAAAACCGAGCCGGATGGGCGGATGTTTCCGATTACGGATCGATCGAGCACCATTGCCGATTGCTTGATGCGGGCGGCGGAAAGAGCGGGCGTGCGGCTGCGATCGCGGGCGGCGGTCAGCAACATCACCCACGAGGCGGGACAATTCCAAGTTCAGTTGCGATCGGGGGAAATTTTGACGGCCGATCGGGTGTTGCTGGCCACGGGCAGCCAGCCGACGGCCTACCGCTGGGCGGCGGGGTTGGGCCATCCGATTGTGTCACCGGTTCCCTCGTTGTTCACCCTGGCCATTCCCGATCCCCGGCTAGACACGCTGGCGGGGTTGGCCGTGGAGCGGGCCCAGGTGCGGCTGGTTTTGCCGGAGGCCGATCGGGGTGGCAAAGGCAAAAAGCCACCGGACTCGGAGCAAATCGGCCCGGTGCTGATTACCCATTGGGGCCTGAGTGGGCCGGCGGTGTTGCGGTTGTCGGCCTGGGCGGCGCGATCGCTCCACGAGGCTCACTATCGGGCCCTGTTGCGGGTGAACTGGCTGGGCACGGCTTCGGCAGAGGAGGCACGCGATCGACTGCGAACCCTGAAGCAACAAAACCCACGCAAGGCCGTGTCCACCGCTGGGCCGCCGGAGTTGCCGAAACGGCTTTGGCAAAAATTGGTGGAAACGGTGGGGGTGGCGGCGGATTTTCGCTGGGCTGATTTACCGAAGGGGCCGATCGAGGCGTTGGTGCGCGAGTTGGTGCAGGGAGAATTCAAAATCACCGGCAAGGCAGTCTTCAAGGAAGAGTTTGTGACCTGTGGCGGCATTGATTTGAAATCCGTGGACTTCAAAACCTTGGAAAGTCGCTCTTGCCCGGGGTTGCACTTTGCCGGTGAAATTTTGGACATTGACGGCATCACGGGCGGGTTCAATTTCCAAAGTGCCTGGTCTACGGGTTGGATTGCGGGCCAGGCGATCGCCCAGGGAGTTGCCGCCTCGCCTTCGGGGGTGAACCAGGGTTGA
- a CDS encoding PP2C family protein-serine/threonine phosphatase gives MNLQRRLLFMMAGVAVVAVLPTIAIFHWNTHHELIRRSETDGVRLANTLSRALSVLRDVPATVENKLGQQMAATATALAQLVDLSQKRGEPTAQLQQRINKILADSIIDEVWISDADGCARLRPPGEAVFCFNPDPKKQPQAHVFWPLLTGKAKMVIQEPRRREIDDRVFQYVGVPGIDQRRIVQVGNHVAFLESLRQALGLDRLIEELLREPDVLGIWVIDLQGKVIAGQARPESGLGKQLAEQQLSLLRNSLNTQATARVVNGNLLHVIVPLRDQSQALQGSALVTLSLKSLQEALATQTRLLLMVSSMVLLLVVVVSYWMAGRLVEPIVALNRASQAIARGHWDQPLPTDREDEIGALATSFARMVTQLQVHLETLEQRVTERTYDLARANQEIVTLNQQLTDENRRMGAELSVVRRLHQMILPKEEDLLNTADLEIAAYMEPADEVGGDYYDVLHRDGRVEISIGDVTGHGLESGMVMLMVQAAVRTLQAVGEIDQVKTINTLNRLVYDNTRRMRSYRNMTLSLLVYERGSLRLSGQHEEAIVVRADGSIDRVDTLDLGFPLGIEADVSSFIAEAEVYLNPGDLVVLYTDGLTEAADHSNQLYGADRLCRLLRTEHHRTPQEICKLVVDDVYRHIGEAKIFDDITLIVIKRQQEPADRPIESVTEIDWPNVCSLPSLSA, from the coding sequence ATGAATTTACAAAGACGCTTGCTATTCATGATGGCGGGGGTTGCAGTGGTGGCCGTCTTGCCCACCATTGCCATTTTTCACTGGAACACCCATCACGAATTGATTCGGCGCTCCGAAACGGACGGCGTGCGCCTGGCCAACACCCTCAGCCGTGCTCTGTCGGTGTTGCGGGATGTGCCGGCCACCGTGGAAAACAAATTGGGCCAGCAAATGGCCGCCACCGCCACCGCCTTAGCTCAGTTAGTGGATTTGAGCCAAAAACGCGGCGAACCAACTGCCCAACTCCAACAACGAATTAACAAGATTCTGGCCGATTCGATCATTGATGAAGTTTGGATTTCGGATGCGGATGGATGTGCCCGCTTGCGACCGCCCGGGGAGGCGGTTTTTTGTTTTAATCCCGATCCGAAAAAACAACCCCAAGCCCATGTGTTTTGGCCCCTGTTGACGGGCAAGGCCAAGATGGTGATCCAAGAACCTCGGCGGCGGGAAATTGACGATCGCGTCTTTCAATACGTGGGGGTTCCGGGGATTGATCAGCGCCGCATTGTGCAAGTGGGGAACCATGTGGCCTTTTTGGAATCCTTGCGCCAGGCCCTGGGTCTCGATCGCCTGATTGAGGAGTTGCTGCGGGAACCGGACGTGCTGGGCATTTGGGTGATTGACTTGCAGGGCAAGGTGATTGCGGGTCAAGCTCGCCCGGAAAGCGGCCTCGGGAAGCAATTGGCCGAGCAGCAATTGTCTCTCTTGCGCAATAGCCTCAACACTCAGGCCACGGCCCGCGTGGTGAATGGCAATCTGCTGCATGTGATTGTGCCGTTGCGCGATCAGTCACAAGCCCTGCAAGGATCCGCCCTGGTCACCCTCTCGCTGAAGTCCCTGCAAGAGGCGTTGGCCACCCAAACCCGATTGCTCCTGATGGTGTCCAGCATGGTGCTGTTGCTGGTGGTGGTGGTGTCCTATTGGATGGCGGGTCGGTTGGTGGAGCCGATTGTGGCCCTGAATCGGGCTTCCCAGGCGATCGCCCGTGGCCATTGGGATCAACCCTTGCCCACCGATCGGGAAGATGAAATCGGCGCATTGGCCACCTCCTTTGCGCGGATGGTCACCCAACTGCAAGTGCATCTGGAAACCCTGGAACAGCGCGTCACTGAGCGAACCTATGACCTAGCGCGGGCTAATCAGGAAATTGTGACCCTCAACCAGCAGCTCACGGACGAAAATCGCCGGATGGGGGCGGAATTGTCCGTGGTGCGTCGTTTGCACCAAATGATTCTGCCCAAGGAAGAAGACTTGCTGAACACGGCGGATTTGGAAATTGCCGCCTACATGGAACCGGCCGATGAGGTGGGCGGCGATTACTACGACGTGCTGCACCGGGATGGCCGGGTGGAAATCAGCATTGGCGATGTGACGGGCCATGGCCTAGAAAGCGGCATGGTGATGCTGATGGTGCAGGCGGCGGTGCGCACCTTGCAAGCGGTGGGCGAAATTGATCAGGTGAAAACGATCAACACCCTCAATCGCTTGGTGTATGACAACACCAGGCGGATGCGATCGTACCGAAACATGACCCTTTCCCTGTTGGTTTATGAGCGGGGGTCACTGCGCCTCAGCGGTCAGCATGAGGAGGCGATCGTGGTGCGGGCGGATGGGTCGATCGATCGGGTCGATACCTTGGATTTGGGCTTTCCCCTCGGGATTGAAGCGGATGTCAGCAGTTTCATTGCCGAAGCGGAGGTCTATCTCAATCCCGGCGATTTGGTGGTGCTTTACACGGACGGCCTGACCGAGGCGGCCGACCACAGCAACCAGCTCTATGGGGCCGATCGCCTCTGTCGGTTGTTGCGAACCGAGCACCATCGCACCCCCCAGGAAATTTGTAAGTTGGTGGTGGATGATGTGTATCGCCACATTGGTGAGGCCAAGATTTTTGATGACATCACCCTGATTGTGATTAAGCGACAGCAGGAGCCGGCCGATCGCCCGATCGAGTCTGTTACGGAGATCGACTGGCCCAATGTTTGTAGCTTGCCGTCCTTGTCGGCTTAG
- a CDS encoding CTP synthase, with the protein MTKFIFVTGGVVSSIGKGIVAASLGRLLKSRNYSVSILKLDPYINVDPGTMSPFQHGEVFVTGDGAETDLDLGHYERFTDTDMSRLNSVTTGQIYQSVLNKERRGDYNGGTVQVIPHITGEIRDRIHRVARNTNSDVVISEIGGTVGDIESLPYLEAVRQFRKDAGRNNVLYVHVTLIPWIPAAGETKTKPTQHSVKELRSIGIQPDIIVCRCSQPLPANQRAKLSEFCDVPESCVIPAMDKPSIYDVPLSLEEEGLAHQVLDLLGMEPRQPDLSRWRNLVDRLHNPVRTVTVAIVGKYVSLSDAYLSVVEALRHSAIDTHSELNIRWVSSEDLENGGPEKYLSDVDGIVVPGGFGIRGIDGKIAAIRYARENHIPFLGLCLGMQCSMIEWARNVAGLPGANSAEFDPQCENPVIGLLPEQEDVVDLGGTMRLGLYPCQVQPDSLAHRLYGKEVVYERHRHRYEFNNSYRSQVIETGYRISGTSLDGRLAEIVELPSHPFFLATQFHPEFLSRPNRPHPLFLGFVQAAIARQAPSSPAPIAPPEPALASLEAVNSVEDPAEDPLSTFASNAEAELANL; encoded by the coding sequence ATGACCAAATTCATCTTCGTAACCGGTGGTGTCGTTTCCAGCATTGGCAAAGGAATCGTCGCCGCCAGTCTCGGTCGGCTGCTCAAGTCTCGGAATTATTCGGTTTCCATTCTCAAGCTCGACCCCTACATCAACGTTGACCCCGGCACGATGAGTCCGTTCCAACACGGCGAAGTATTCGTGACCGGCGACGGAGCCGAAACCGACCTAGACTTGGGCCACTATGAGCGCTTCACCGATACGGACATGTCGCGCCTCAACAGTGTCACCACCGGCCAAATCTATCAATCGGTGCTGAACAAGGAGCGGCGCGGCGACTATAACGGCGGCACGGTGCAGGTGATTCCCCACATCACGGGGGAAATTCGCGATCGCATCCATCGGGTGGCCCGCAACACCAACTCCGATGTGGTGATTTCGGAAATTGGCGGAACGGTAGGGGATATTGAGTCGCTGCCCTACCTGGAGGCGGTGCGCCAGTTCCGCAAGGATGCGGGGCGCAACAATGTGCTCTATGTCCATGTGACGCTGATTCCCTGGATTCCGGCGGCGGGCGAAACAAAAACCAAGCCCACGCAGCACTCGGTGAAGGAGTTGCGATCGATCGGGATTCAGCCCGACATCATTGTTTGTCGATGTTCTCAGCCCTTGCCGGCCAACCAACGGGCCAAGCTGTCGGAATTTTGCGACGTGCCCGAAAGTTGCGTGATTCCCGCCATGGACAAGCCCAGCATCTATGATGTGCCCCTGAGCTTGGAAGAAGAAGGCCTCGCCCACCAAGTCCTCGATCTGTTGGGGATGGAGCCTCGCCAGCCGGATCTGAGCCGTTGGCGGAATTTGGTCGATCGCCTGCATAACCCCGTGCGCACCGTGACCGTGGCGATCGTCGGTAAGTATGTCAGCCTCAGCGATGCCTACCTGTCCGTGGTGGAAGCCTTGCGCCACAGCGCGATCGACACCCACAGCGAACTCAACATCCGTTGGGTCAGCTCCGAAGACTTGGAAAACGGGGGGCCCGAAAAATACCTCAGCGATGTGGACGGCATCGTGGTACCCGGTGGGTTTGGGATTCGGGGCATTGACGGCAAAATCGCCGCCATCCGCTACGCCCGAGAAAACCATATTCCGTTCCTGGGCCTCTGTTTGGGAATGCAATGTTCCATGATTGAGTGGGCCCGCAATGTGGCCGGTCTGCCGGGGGCCAACAGCGCGGAATTTGATCCCCAATGCGAAAATCCCGTGATTGGGCTGTTGCCGGAACAGGAAGACGTGGTGGACTTGGGCGGCACGATGCGCCTGGGGCTGTATCCCTGCCAAGTGCAACCCGACAGTTTGGCCCACCGGCTCTATGGCAAGGAGGTGGTTTATGAGCGCCACCGCCACCGCTATGAGTTCAACAATTCCTATCGATCGCAGGTGATCGAAACCGGTTACCGCATCAGTGGCACATCGCTGGATGGTCGGCTGGCGGAAATTGTGGAGTTGCCGAGTCACCCGTTCTTTTTGGCCACGCAGTTTCACCCGGAATTTTTGTCACGGCCCAACCGTCCCCATCCCCTGTTTTTGGGGTTTGTGCAGGCGGCGATCGCCCGACAAGCGCCCAGCAGCCCAGCCCCGATCGCCCCGCCGGAACCGGCTTTGGCATCCCTAGAGGCGGTGAATTCCGTGGAGGATCCGGCAGAAGATCCCCTGTCCACTTTTGCAAGTAATGCAGAGGCGGAATTGGCGAACTTGTAG